A genomic window from Pecten maximus chromosome 2, xPecMax1.1, whole genome shotgun sequence includes:
- the LOC117342778 gene encoding low-density lipoprotein receptor-related protein 4-like, whose product MAIVMGRPAVFLFWMIFLWSRVALSLGTESSILVSVEGTSLSGIYIYKGDSTSVTKTSPYNFTSLGSSNVQIRSMDVNVANGSIYFFDRISRCIYRLHSVNVENVHCGISSSVFTSIAYDWVSGNMYWTDGLFNWIAVQPVDAVDKSMFRVIIQDDIENPRAIAVDGVAGYVFWFDISPSGYRIERSLLDGTSRTPIITTSLLNVQDIEIDTIARRLYWTDDWRYAIESSLYDGTDRKVLYKHLNIKFRSITVDTNHVCTTLYSIDGWYCFSKSTGSITFSRSSEFSLTDPVIITISKEDMRPRVTGSCSTLGCEHFCVNLQPSGKCMCKEGYTLDTDGLHCTENHPLYSKAFVVSNSTNICMLSFRAVTGYNDPLRCVGNVVQGCQLLTVDTSNKLIYYVDTTSNFIREYNMATDTSRQITTANTVSGMVFDWTDGNLYWSESTTGKVKYVTIATLAAKELVDVSSPPSRLTIDPHNRTLFWVEGTSGYEMKIVSMSLASNEKSVILTYRSPAFIRDIFFDVSSDRLYFVQHSSLFSVKRNGSDREYVYSGLSPSVDKMAIYKRYAIWSTTTSSDLKSLSLQSKSLQTTNLTNSIGGPCSVLNGGCEQLCTTGVSGNAVCACSYGLNIQTDGKSCTSEPQSSNFLLAVDFNHGTLFQISTTDAQIAALDINSVERPTDAVFDPKTSFVFWSERNDGTIRKSTLNGSSSETIYTRSDFSSYVDALVMDHSSGILYYAMSGKTSLGNVGVLKPSTGLAKTLVEDLNNVEALALYPSKGLMFYTHHDRDDTFLNIVRASMDGTSSSVIIALDADDYLTNLAIDYKTDRLYWSSLRGNAYVEWSSLSGSGRTKFNTPFSRIRSIDIDGNFIYLTSERKHKVVKMNLLSGTEVAFMSENAELGFLLNIHAYPGQLQPVSSVCANNNGGCSTFCLPSSSPSSSYCACQDGTDLKSDDPYTCQGVTRCPPAISNGRLKDPCTRNAADVCTFQCDSGYTSTVASDTLTCGQDGQWSENLQVICQVTRCPSAIPNGMLKYPCTRNAADVCTFQCDSGYTSTVATDTLMCGQDGQWNENLQQLCQIESDTAANTKDNDQQTMVYVGAGLAGLAILSVTIVTIVCVVVKRSRRRLPSVRGDKK is encoded by the exons ATGGCGATAGTAATGGGTCGTCCAGCAGTGTTCCTGTTTTGGATGATTTTCCTATGGTCAAGAGTAGCACTATCCCTTGGAACAG AATCGTCCATCCTCGTATCTGTTGAGGGCACTTCCCTTAGTGGAATATACATTTACAAGGGCGATAGTACCAGCGTCACGAAGACATCTCCATATAATTTCACCAGCTTGGGATCAAGTAATGTTCAGATCAGGAGCATGGATGTTAATGTAGCCAATGGATCCATCTACTTCTTTGACAGAATTTCTCGATGCATATATCGTTTGCATTCAGTCAATGTCGAAAATGTCCACTGCGGAATTTCAAGCTCAGTATTCACCTCGATAGCGTATGATTGGGTAAGTGGAAACATGTACTGGACAGACGGCTTGTTTAACTGGATAGCGGTCCAGCCTGTTGATGCAGTTGACAAGAGCATGTTCAGAGTCATAATCCAGGATGATATAGAAAATCCAAGAGCCATTGCTGTGGATGGTGTAGCAGG atatgTTTTTTGGTTTGATATATCACCATCTGGCTACCGGATAGAACGATCATTGCTTGATGGAACCTCCCGAACCCCAATCATCACTACTAGCTTGTTGAACgtacaagatattgaaatagACACGATCGCCAGGAGGCTTTACTGGACAGACGACTGGAGATACGCCATTGAATCTTCACTGTATGACGGAACGGACCGTAAAGTTTTGTACAAACATTTGAATATCAAGTTTCGATCCATTACAGTAGATACG AATCATGTGTGTACGACTCTCTATAGCATTGATGGATGGTATTGTTTTTCCAAATCAACCGGAAGCATTACTTTTTCTCGCTCCAGCGAGTTTTCTTTAACGGACCCAGTCATAATTACCATTTCTAAGGAAGATATGAGGCCTCGTGTGACTG GTAGTTGCTCGACATTGGGATGTGAACACTTTTGTGTAAATCTCCAACCAAGTGgtaaatgtatgtgtaaggAGGGATACACGCTGGATACAGACGGATTACACTGTACAG AAAACCATCCGCTTTATAGTAAAGCATTTGTGGTGTCCAACTCCACCAACATCTGTATGTTGAGTTTCCGTGCAGTAACAGGCTACAATGATCCTCTTCGTTGTGTTGGTAACGTTGTACAAGGTTGTCAGCTTCTGACTGTCGACACAAGTAACAAACTTATCTACTACGTTGACACAACATCAAACTTCATCAGAGAGTACAATATGGCTACAGACACAAGCCGCCAGATCACAACAGCCAATACTGTGTCCG GGATGGTATTTGATTGGACAGATGGAAACCTGTATTGGTCTGAATCTACTACTGGCAAGGTGAAATATGTAACGATAGCAACACTTGCTGCCAAGGAACTCGTAGATGTCTCTTCGCCTCCTTCTCGCCTAACCATAGATCCACACAACAG GACACTTTTCTGGGTGGAGGGGACAAGTGGATATGAAATGAAGATTGTATCAATGTCCCTGGCTAGCAATGAGAAATCCGTCATACTGACCTATCGATCACCTGCCTTTATAAGGGACATATTCTTTGATGTTTCAAGCGACag ATTGTACTTTGTCCAGCACAGTTCACTTTTCAGCGTGAAGCGAAACGGCAGTGATAGAGAATATGTGTACTCAGGTCTTTCGCCTTCTGTGGACAAAATGGCAATCTACAAG aGATATGCAATCTGGTCTACGACTACAAGCTCAGATTTAAAATCCTTGTCTCTTCAATCAAAATCTCTACAAACCACCAATTTGACAAACAGCATCGGA GGTCCGTGCTCTGTTTTAAATGGTGGATGTGAACAACTTTGCACGACAGGTGTAAGCGGAAATGCTGTTTGCGCGTGCTCATATGGATTGAATATTCAAACCGATGGAAAAAGTTGCACCAGTG AGCCTCAATCGTCCAACTTTCTACTGGCAGTCGACTTTAATCATGGTACACTCTTTCAAATATCTACAACTGACGCACAAATAGCAGCTCTGGACATAAACTCAGTTGAAAGACCGACTGATGCCGTTTTTGATCCGAAAACATCATTTGTATTTTGGAGTGAAAGAAACGATGGCACTATTAGGAAATCAACATTAAATGGAAGCAGTTCAGAAACAATTTACACAAGATCGG ATTTCAGCTCCTACGTAGACGCATTAGTCATGGACCATTCCAGTGGTATTCTGTATTATGCGATGTCAGGCAAAACTTCACTTGGAAATGTTGGAGTACTCAAACCTTCTACGGGATTGGCTAAAACTCTGGTGGAAGACTTGAACAATGTAGAGGCTTTAGCCTTGTATCCATCGAAAGG ACTGATGTTCTATACGCATCATGATCGGGATGATACCTTTCTAAACATCGTTAGAGCTTCAATGGACGGAACATCTTCGAGTGTTATCATCGCATTGGACGCCGACGACTACCTTACAAACCTAGCCATTGACTACAAAA CTGACCGACTGTACTGGTCATCTCTAAGGGGAAACGCGTACGTAGAGTGGAGTAGTTTGTCAGGATCTGGACGGACCAAATTCAACACTCCTTTTTCAAGAATACGATCTATTGATATAGATGGCAATTTTATATACCTTACGTCTGAAAGAAAACA TAAAGTTGTAAAGATGAATCTTCTGAGTGGGACCGAAGTGGCGTTTATGTCAGAAAACGCTGAATTAGGATTCTTACTGAACATACATGCGTACCCAGGACAGCTACAACCAG TGAGTTCCGTCTGTGCAAACAACAATGGCGGATGTAGTACCTTCTGTCTACCCTCATCGTCACCTTCGTCATCATACTGCGCATGTCAGGATGGTACAGACCTCAAGTCGGATGATCCTTACACGTGTCAAGGAG taacacGATGTCCGCCAGCCATATCCAATGGAAGGTTAAAAGATCCGTGCACACGTAACGCTGCTGATGTGTGTACATTCCAGTGTGATTCGGGCTATACCAGTACAGTAGCGTCTGACACATTGACGTGTGGACAGGATGGACAATGGAGTGAAAATCTTCAAGTGATCTGTCAAG TTACACGATGTCCGTCAGCCATACCTAATGGAATGTTAAAATATCCGTGCACACGTAACGCTGCTGATGTGTGTACATTCCAGTGTGATTCGGGCTATACCAGTACAGTAGCGACTGACACATTGATGTGTGGACAGGATGGACAATGGAATGAAAATCTACAACAGCTCTGTCAAA TTGAATCTGATACTGCCGCCAACACAAAGGATAATGATCAGCAGACAATGGTATACGTAGGAGCTGGACTTGCTGGCCTGGCAATCTTATCGGTTACCATAGTGACGATCGTATGTGTTGTAGTTAAAAGAAG CAGGCGTCGCTTACCCAGTGTAAGAGGGGACAAGAAGTGA